The Caenorhabditis elegans chromosome I genome includes the window ATCACCACTTGGCACAACTGGTGCAGATGGGTCGGGGTGTGATGGCTTCAGTGGATCGAAATCGTCCAGCTCGACTGGATCCGGCTTCTTGAAAGCATCGACTGGCTCTGAAATCCTGTCTTCCCCGGAACCGCCAGCAACATTCGTCTCTGGACGTGGCTCTGGCTTCTTGAACGCGTCAACTGGTGGCGGAATTTCGTCTTCGACGTCAGCCAGATTTGCGACATCATCGACTTCATGTGGAGCCTGAAATATACCGATTCACCATGACAATACCACAATATTAATACAAAAATCTAATTACACAGACATCAACGACATAGAAATGCATCAAAAACTAGATatattcagtgaaaaattgaaatatattttcggTTTCTGTGTCAAAAGTTCTTATCACCTTCGCCAAGTCCTCGGCGTCAACTATCGGTTCCTTTGGATGCGTGGCTCGAGCCTCTTCAAGACGTGGTGGTTCCGGTGTTGGTGGAATCACGACAATATCCATTGGAGCCGATCCTTGGTTGAAATCTTCTGGAAACAGCGAGTCGTCGAGAACGATGGTGACGTCGTTCGGATCCTGAAATGAAACACACCACTGCTAAGCGAAAAAGGAAAAGCAGAGGACTAGAGATCTACCGATCGGAATGAAAGAAATCAACTTACCCTTCGAGAAGCTTCTGGAGCTGTAGCTGGAGCCGATGATGTCGAAGCTGGAGCTGTAGCTTTTGGAGCTGAGACCGCCGAAGCAGGCTTCGATGGAGCGGCTCTTTGAACTTTGCCAGCGACTTTCTTCTGAGCGATAGGCTCGGCCTTGGGTGCCTTCGCAGGGGCTCCTCTTGGTGGCGCTGGTGCAGATCTCGCTGGAATTGGAGCTCTAGTCGGAGCCTTCGATGCTGGAGCGGCCTTCGGTGGTGCAGTTGCTCTCGGTGGAACGGCAGTTCTGGTAGCAGGAGTTGCACTTCGTGTAGTCGTCGGACGAGCTGGGCCTGCTGGAGCACGAGAAGTCAACGCTCTGGGGGCACTGACTGCAGGGACTGCTGGACGAGTTCTTGCGGCGCCGGTTGTAGATGCAGATCTAGTAGACGGTTTCCCGGCAACAGGTCGTGGAACGGCAGGAGCAGGAATACCCAACAACGCATCCTTCGACTTCACGGTGGGCGCGTTGAGGAATGGAAGTGATTTCGCTGCCTTGTCGAGCGATTGTTGGATCCTCGCAAGTGAGCTCGTCCCCGAAATAAGCACTCTGACCGCCGATTGATCCGTCATCGCAGGCCTCCAGAGCAGGACGCCGATGGTTCCATTCTCAGCGGCCGCCTTCTCCACTTCTGCCTCGTTTCCTCCTGCCAACGCCTTTGTGATCATATCGGAGTCTTTGACGTCTCCAGCCAGAATATACATGGAGAGAACTCCTTTTGCAGCAGACTGGTATATGATGTGTGCCGGATATTTCGGGTTGAACAGTGGCGGTGCAACGGAGAGAAGCTTCGAGTTCGCTTCTTGAATTGCTTTGGCAATCTCTCCACTGCTTCCCGGCTTGGCAGTCTTGAACGGCTTCGTGTTGGTGAACACCGGCAACGGTTTTCCCTGAAAAAGtagattatcaaaattttcattaaaaattctacaaacCTGTTCCAACAGAGCAGACGTGGTTCCAAGATTTCCCAGCGTCGGAGCGGCGAGCAGAACGGCAGAGACGTCCCTGACGTGAGCCACAAATCCCGGGTTCTTTTCGGCGAACCCCCCATCGAGAATGTAGACGCCGTCGAAATCAAACAGGGCGGCCGTGTTGGCCGCACCGCCCAAGACGTAGATGCACGCCTTTGACGACATGATATATTCCTCCggcatctggaaaaaatgttcttttcaAGAGTTTTAAACGCGTATACGTATAAAATGAAAGACAACGCTGAAGGATTAAATTATGGCGAATTTTATGccaaaataattacaaaaaccCTAATTTCGGAGTTTTTCGCGCTTTTCTGTAGACttaagttcatttttcaaccatATTAGCgactaaaaatgttcaaaaactaatcaaaaatgtgaaataaacGACAAAATTATAGGGAAAATGCAAAAGCTTCTTGGCTGCTgacaaaattgaagatttttaggatttacaaaaaaaaaaaggtttcagtGGGCGGTGCCAACTCGCAACCACCGCACGCTCATTTCGCAAGCCTCGCACGTTTTTTCGGTGATCTTTTTAAATaccttttttcaagaaaaaacgagcgagaataaacaaataaacaaataaacaaaaacgAGAGAGAAAAACACGAATGAGCTCTCTCGCCGCCTTATATAGCGcggtgagagacgcagagaatgCAGTTAAATCAGAATACGACCGCTGCCGCCGTGGGTCAAGATCACTAGTGATATCAGTCTCTTCCTTGTTTGATCTACCAGTAGAAGGGCTGAGCGCCTGCGATTGgcggatttttttcatttttaactttttcaatgtcGCTGAATCAATACGCCACTTCTATTGGAAGCTAGTATTTCTGGTTATTTTTAGATTAGGTTTGAGTCTTGTagtgctccaaaaaatcaaaatcttttaaaatacACTTAGTCATCATTCCGATAATATCGATGTTGTCAATTATTTCGCTTCTGTTCATTACGTTCCAtgatatttcgatttttcatcaattgatTTTGGAAGAGAAAACACTACTGCTCCATATTCTAAACGAAGGCGTACGAAAGTTTTATATGTATAAGAATATCGCTAGTTTCAGATTGGAGGAAAGTACATTTAACAAGGGATCAAAATTCTCTTATCCGCAATAGTCTacaaaaaacagatttttcaggaattccGAAATATTCTGCCTGCCAACAAAATAATACTATGTTATGTTAACAAGATGCTTCAtttcatgtttcaaataaagatCACAATTAATCCATCATTTAGAAGtcatcttttgatttttccgtaGTACCTAAAAGATGtattaaagttttaatttaagaGTAAGTTTACTTGAATTTGATGGCCGAATTCATAAAGTTGTTTTGAGACGTTGCTTCTTCTCTTGCAATTTTGTAGGTTtcctaaaatttgttttcgtTTTGGTATTGtttagttttaatttgagACTCGTCAATTTTACAATAATACATTTTGATGGAAATATGACCTAAAATTATTCTGattgacttttcaaaattgaaagtactgggtttcttttcaaaactctAGCTTCAAAGGAAATACCCTTCAGGCTACGAAAATATAATACCTTATCAATTTCATTATTAAATCTCTTTCTGTCAATATCATCAGCATCATCATAGTACTCTTCTGGTTTGAAAACATCGATTCCGGGGACTAGCATAAATTTGGTCACTCTTGCAGTTCCATCCTCTTTTTCTGCACATAGAGTCACAACTTCACTCTTTGCATTGGTTCCCAATAAATCATTTCTTGGTGGTCGTTCAGCGACTGATTTCACAAATTCCGCAAATGTTTCTTGGAGttgttctttttgaaattgagttCCAGCCAAATCATGATGCTTCTTTATCTCAGTTCGCAGAATTTCCAGTAAACCAGCAGAGACATCCAGTCCTGCTTCCAATTTCTGATTGAGAATCAAATCCCATTTGTGATGTAGGAATAATCTTTTATTCAATGGAAGCATTTGTTGTTTCATTATTTCTTGTTGTTCTTTTGGAagcttttgaatttctttcacTTCCTCACGAGTCCACATGGAAATCGGATCATAGGATGGAGCAAATCGAGCAGGAAACTTTTTCATCGCGAGCCATAGAATAGAGGACCAACACTAAATAATGGTATAGTATCATTTAGGGATTTCATGACTATGTTCTACTCGACGTATGTACTACGCCTGCCTACAAGGTACGCCTGCCTACAAGGCGATCAATGCCGTTTTGCGCAAATATGCCTTCCAGGCGATCTATCTTTGTTTGCTAACACGACCTACGCCGGTCTTCCTGCTTACATTCTAGGTGACCTGAGcatgcctacttgcctacctACACCTTCAAGGCGACTCAAACCTGAGTGTAGAGACAAAAGAGTCTGGAACAACTTACATTTGGATCCGTGTAGAGTCCTTGGACAAAACTGAATACTCCATAAATGATTCCCACGAGTGTGAGAACCCTGAAATATTGACTTTTGAGAATTGAATTCATTGGAACCTCACCATCCATAAATTCCTTTGCTCCGTTTATCCGCGGCTAGAATGGTCAGGAGCCACGTTGCAGACAGAAGAGAAACTCcaataaaacataaaactgTATTTCTTCGGCACTTTTCGGCAACCCAACCATCAATGACTCCCTCCTTATGTTCGATTCGTtgtcgaattttcagattgtacAAGGGACGGCGACTGAAATTATATATGGTTGTCCATGCTTTCATATGTGAAATTTCATATCAAAGCTTCcaatttttcgccgaaaattaggattattttttcagcttcaaacaAGTTTCAGAtaccaatttttgataaaactagaAGCCAAACCGAGATATTGTTTAGCTataaatatgattttctaatttatttcaCCGTATTCAACCAAACATTTCACATAAAGCCAACGGCAACAATAACTGTGTTTGTTAAAGTTCTAGGTGCATTAATatagttcactttttttttactttttgattaaaacaCTGGATTCTGCAAATGTTGCCGTAGAGACAACAATACAAAGAACAATCCATATTGCTGATAACCAAACTGAAGTTGTTTCATTGCAAATCACACCAACGCATGTCCATGTTGAAGGAAGTTGATTCCAGTCTGTTatcaattattgaaatttggagaaaGCCTCTAAAAATCTTACTTGATTGAAAAAGGACACCCAGTGCTACTGCCAATAAAAGCAATGGTACAACCATTCGTGGAGCAACCATTATACCCCATGCTCTTCTACATTCAAAATCTCGTTCCCATTCATTTAGATGAACACATCGAACCACTTGATTTGCATTATATCCTTCTAGCATCCACTGGATcattgctggaattttttgtggttttttgttaGGTTTCGTAgaacaccgaaaaaaaaattggaaatttttcaaaattgaaacgtttccgaaaaaaaaaaatgaaattttagatttttttcgaaaatcacaagagaaaaatttacaaaaataattgctccaaaatttttcaaaaataaaaaatttgtaaagtcAACAAACaacaaacaaaacattttctattactttttgaaaataatttgaaaaaaatgaatagatttttcgattttcaggaaaaaaacagaatctTCGACCCATCAATATTTCATCGAAATATCATTATGAACTTTTACCGCACCCTGTACAGTAATCCCACAGTACACCTCCAACCTTCACAAGAAAAGTTACCTccaatgaaacaaaaatgtataacGATAAAGAACATCCGACACGTGGCTTGTGAGATTTTGAACATATACGGATCGTTGAAAAAGAGTACGCAGGATGTGCCGAGAGTCAATAAAAATGATCGAGCCGTTTGATGAGTTTCTTGTGGATCCTGAACTTAGTCTTGGTAAAATAACATAGATTAAATTATCCCATACATCTTCTCCATTCGACAagtaaatttttccaacagaTTTAACACCGATCAGGAGCACTGTCGAAGAACAGGACACGAGAGAATTGATAGTCGGAGAatcgaaaatataatttccaaaacGAGTGAAAAATGAGTCAGTTGTATTTGTGACTCGATCCTTATTCACTTCACAATGTTCGCCCTCGTATCCCCAGTAACAGTCACATTTCACATCTTCTACGTAATCATAACACTTTCCATGACCATTACATGTAGTTGGAGTGCAAGCATCAGGAGTGTACCAGCAGGTGCTCATCTGAAACATTGAACAGTTACCAAAAATAGCTTCTTTTTTATCTTGAAAATACTAAATAGTTGATGTAATTcgttaaactttgaaaacaacAGCTACAGTGTCTGCCAATAGTAAATGCGTTTTGGTGTCACACTTTTCAATTGAAcgtaactcaaaaactaataaattttgcaaaaaggcTTCAACTAACAAACTATTGCTCAAAACTTTGCCTATATTTTTGCAGTTATCAAATGGTTATCGCCTCCACTCCGGAAAAAGTTGGAGCGGCTGACGTCTTGCGGGTTCAGTTTTGTCACTGGACCGTTTCAAGagaaatcgtcaaaaattaGCTCGTAACATGTCAGCCGCtccaccttttttttttgaaacggaGCAGGTAATTATTtgtaaactggaaaaatttagaaacatttatGGTTAACGATTTATCTGTTGACGATTTTTGCAACACTTATTAGTTattctaaacttttgaaaaatctccaaaacccaaaaaactGATATGTATGTATAatacttttggtttttttgaaccacagaaaatttgcaagacaaaaaaaatgcaaagtaCACGTATAACTTACAGAATATTTAGGCTTGCAATGACATTGATAGGCATAATTTCCATCTGCATCAACTGTTGTCTCACAGAAGTCAGTTCCACGAGTAAAACACATAGCGCAACTAGAGACAAAATCAGACGTTGTATTTGCAAGCTTCTGAGCAACACCTTCTGCTGCAAAATGTACTAGAATTGTGTGATATGCTCACTCGGTGTGTTCACCTGCACAACTGATAGTTGTTGGACTTGGCATTATATTTCCACGTGTTCCACATGAGACAGTTGTAATTGATTTTGTGTAGGAGCATGTTaggctgaaaatgtttggtttaaaaatttgttttttataaaataatttttgataaaattaaacCTTGCAGTGGAAGTAGTATCAATTGTTTCTTTTGATGAAGAGAGAATTGAGTTGAGTTCGAGGATGTTTAGAGCAGTTTCCACGTAGCATTTGGATATGTTACagtattctgaaattttctcaattattaAACACATACCTAGGTACAGCTGttaatgttgaaattttctagaaacccACGTGGAAGAACACATATCGCTGAAACATTCGTCGTAGTGTCAGATATCCCCACTGTCATTGCAATTGGAGATGTCATGGCTGTTAATTGGGTAATATCAAGTACTTGAGCTTTTTTGTTGAGCCGCTCTTGCACAGATCCTCCTCCGTTTGCAAAATAGAACGACGTGGATTGAATTGATGAACTTTTTGAGCGAAGAGTTTGAAGATCATTGAGATCTCGAAGATTCTCAAGAAAGATCAGGTTCCGAAGATTGACTGTTTGGCAGTAAGAAAGAGCTGATTGATAGGACTTGATGTCAGATAGTTCGGCAAAGTAGTAGCACATTGTTTCACCTGCAACATATCCATCAGGACATTGCACCGAACAAGATGGATCTCTAGTGGTGGATATCACAGTCGTGGTGGTAGAAGAATCTGGAGTTTCTGAAGACGAGGTGGAATATGGAGTGCTTGAAGTTGAAGCTGTAGACTGGGTAGATGACAAAGATGAACTTATTTTAGAAGTAGTAGTACTTGAAATTATATCTTCAGCTTTTGCGTGCTCAGTCCAAGGTGCAGTTGACGAATCTGTGTTTTTTGACGATGTCGAAGGCTGTGAGGTGGAGCTGGAACTAGTAGATCCTGATGAAGCAGGAGATGAAGATTTTACGGTACTGCTTGCGAGGGTTGCTGAAGTCGAATGAATTGGAGTTTGGCTTGAAGTTGCAGTGGATTTTGCTGTGGAGAATGTTGTATTATCCTGTATTGCAGTACTTGATGATGTCGGTGATACGGTGGTTGACTCAGTTCTTGTTGAAATGTAGGttgatttttgatagaaaacgAAACATctcggaaaactgaaaataaaagagaacataagaaaaaattaatggaaaataaatCTCTGAAACCCCTGAATTGCGGCATCGCAAATTTCAGCGAGCAATTTTTCTGTCGTTTCAGTAGCTCAAATAATGTTTAGTGTACAGTAGCACTACCTGACTGTGCTAGAAGATAATCCTTTCTGTGTTGAAATCTTAATTGTGGGTGTCATAGGTGGTGAGGAGGGAGATGAGCTTTTGATTGTTGGGGACATTGAGCTAGATCTACAATTTCAGAGATTTAATTTCTGGATCATAAAGCTTTCAGTCTGAATTGGCATTACTTTTCTGTGCTTGAAATCGTCGATGTCCGAGTTGTGTTCAAATCACCAATAGTGGATGTTGTGGAGCCTTTGGCAGATGTTGAACTTGGTTGAGTTGAAGTAGATGGGGTTGACGGCAAGGATGTAGAGTGAGAGGATTGTGTAGCCAGTGGCACCTTAGAGAAAGTTGAAGTGACTTCAGAAGTTCCAGATGAGTTTCCAGTTGTTCTACTTGAGATTTCTTTGGTGGAGCTGGTGATGGAGCTAGATGAGACCGTAATCGTAGCAGAAGTTGTTTCAAGATCTTTGTTGGATGTGGTGCTCGAAACCAAACTTTTGCTTGTTGGTAA containing:
- the maph-1.2 gene encoding Microtubule-associated protein futsch (Confirmed by transcript evidence) — protein: MPEEYIMSSKACIYVLGGAANTAALFDFDGVYILDGGFAEKNPGFVAHVRDVSAVLLAAPTLGNLGTTSALLEQGKPLPVFTNTKPFKTAKPGSSGEIAKAIQEANSKLLSVAPPLFNPKYPAHIIYQSAAKGVLSMYILAGDVKDSDMITKALAGGNEAEVEKAAAENGTIGVLLWRPAMTDQSAVRVLISGTSSLARIQQSLDKAAKSLPFLNAPTVKSKDALLGIPAPAVPRPVAGKPSTRSASTTGAARTRPAVPAVSAPRALTSRAPAGPARPTTTRSATPATRTAVPPRATAPPKAAPASKAPTRAPIPARSAPAPPRGAPAKAPKAEPIAQKKVAGKVQRAAPSKPASAVSAPKATAPASTSSAPATAPEASRRDPNDVTIVLDDSLFPEDFNQGSAPMDIVVIPPTPEPPRLEEARATHPKEPIVDAEDLAKAPHEVDDVANLADVEDEIPPPVDAFKKPEPRPETNVAGGSGEDRISEPVDAFKKPDPVELDDFDPLKPSHPDPSAPVVPSGDLIIATPDPELPNIVAAVPFIPPSPKGPNDGLVKLDDELEKIAPGFEEPLIPQAPRDDGTLAEFNEDVSKLVDISMDTNSAEVAADLAKAVGEVTQLSAELQNLALDEKTDEYVRKLSNQMIEDATLPFTSALASSIVTSNGSETNGHGEQAHAAQNGGIKIPKHDLMQSHSNVIENGAAVKYEKTDPALDAVLNACAQESEQIDASHPENLHMPAAPGSVASAKPVKFARPYYFDVVTVPRNEKLETSVEADGLQEFISKVRSRNVILASKEISGEQLQSILRGKQTWCDRAHPCNVIPTHSSPMLHDFRQKNEEQFAANHLQFSMPVEKQRTTVSSDAGVVEYDLARVDLL
- the paml-2 gene encoding EGF-like domain-containing protein (Confirmed by transcript evidence): MRNKYIFSMFPIILLVFFGKLESTDRMSTNTIPIEPSTPTTTPSDIVLPENTTMSDILKNTKSGQCETLEEVLCGCSTCSTSCLGTSTTVGSSKRSSISTVTKNETSTRSSSSTSQSLPTSKSLVSSTTSNKDLETTSATITVSSSSITSSTKEISSRTTGNSSGTSEVTSTFSKVPLATQSSHSTSLPSTPSTSTQPSSTSAKGSTTSTIGDLNTTRTSTISSTEKSSSMSPTIKSSSPSSPPMTPTIKISTQKGLSSSTVSFPRCFVFYQKSTYISTRTESTTVSPTSSSTAIQDNTTFSTAKSTATSSQTPIHSTSATLASSTVKSSSPASSGSTSSSSTSQPSTSSKNTDSSTAPWTEHAKAEDIISSTTTSKISSSLSSTQSTASTSSTPYSTSSSETPDSSTTTTVISTTRDPSCSVQCPDGYVAGETMCYYFAELSDIKSYQSALSYCQTVNLRNLIFLENLRDLNDLQTLRSKSSSIQSTSFYFANGGGSVQERLNKKAQVLDITQLTAMTSPIAMTVGISDTTTNVSAICVLPQYCNISKCYVETALNILELNSILSSSKETIDTTSTASLTCSYTKSITTVSCGTRGNIMPSPTTISCAAEGVAQKLANTTSDFVSSCAMCFTRGTDFCETTVDADGNYAYQCHCKPKYSMSTCWYTPDACTPTTCNGHGKCYDYVEDVKCDCYWGYEGEHCEVNKDRVTNTTDSFFTRFGNYIFDSPTINSLVSCSSTVLLIGVKSVGKIYLSNGEDDPQETHQTARSFLLTLGTSCVLFFNDPYMFKISQATCRMFFIVIHFCFIGAMIQWMLEGYNANQVVRCVHLNEWERDFECRRAWGIMVAPRMVVPLLLLAVALGVLFQSNWNQLPSTWTCVGVICNETTSVWLSAIWIVLCIVVSTATFAESSVLIKNRRPLYNLKIRQRIEHKEGVIDGWVAEKCRRNTVLCFIGVSLLSATWLLTILAADKRSKGIYGWVLTLVGIIYGVFSFVQGLYTDPNCWSSILWLAMKKFPARFAPSYDPISMWTREEVKEIQKLPKEQQEIMKQQMLPLNKRLFLHHKWDLILNQKLEAGLDVSAGLLEILRTEIKKHHDLAGTQFQKEQLQETFAEFVKSVAERPPRNDLLGTNAKSEVVTLCAEKEDGTARVTKFMLVPGIDVFKPEEYYDDADDIDRKRFNNEIDKETYKIAREEATSQNNFMNSAIKFKYYGKIKR